A genomic region of Oryza glaberrima chromosome 1, OglaRS2, whole genome shotgun sequence contains the following coding sequences:
- the LOC127767824 gene encoding uncharacterized protein LOC127767824 isoform X1, with amino-acid sequence MANCGRRFAAGGAPATARRCNLELFLEATTPVVPTTTCSSKKSMNGWKQSDEENALPLFSLGDLWDGFRESSAYGIAVPIVLNGCSDGVVQYYVPYLSAIQLYGRLRRHFYHSRPSGEDSDGDYCQDTGSEEMSDLEHDSCPSSTDAFSVQDTTCESSTSEASSDESESTRVSHEQLIFEFLESEPPYQREPLADKACQQLLQELLSFLPDENDCVFVTPLNQKTLQICSLARGFPELNTLRSCDLSPTSWMSVAWYPIYRIPTGPTLRDLDACFLTYHPLSTQLTGGICPEPKGNNSGVPVTTAMCLPTFAMASYRLKVAAWAPGGRDRQLVASLSHAADAWLGLLGVHHPDHRFFAARRVVSRR; translated from the exons ATGGCGAATTGTGGCCGGAGgtttgccgccggcggcgctccggcgacggcgagacggtGTAATCTGGAGCTGTTCCTCGAGGCCACCACGCCGGTTGTCCCGACGACAACCTGCTCCTCCAAG AAGAGCATGAATGGTTGGAAGCAATCTGATGAAGAAAATGCGCTGCCACTCTTCAGTTTGGGCGACCTCTGGGATGGGTTCAGAGAGAGCAGCGCATATGGTATTGCTGTGCCAATTGTTCTGAATGGTTGCAGTGACGGCGTGGTGCAGTATTACGTCCCTTACTTATCTGCAATCCAGCTTTACGGAAGATTAAGGAGGCATTTCTACCATTCCAG GCCAAGTGGAGAAGACAGCGACGGCGACTACTGTCAAGACACAGGCAGTGAAGAGATGAGCGACCTTGAGCACGACTCATGTCCCAGCAGCACGGATGCGTTCTCAGTCCAAGATACCACCTGCGAAAGCTCCACCAGCGAAGCATCGAGCGACGAAAGCGAATCAACGAGAGTTTCCCACGAGCAGCTCATCTTCGAGTTTCTGGAATCTGAGCCTCCCTACCAGCGTGAACCGCTAGCTGACAAGGCATGCCAACAATTACTCCAAGAACTCTTATCGTTTCTCCCTGATGAAAATGACTGTGTTTTTGTCACTCCTCTGAATCAAAAAACTCTGCAGATTTGTAGTCTTGCCAGGGGATTTCCGGAGCTGAATACTCTCAGGAGCTGTGATTTGTCGCCAACAAGTTGGATGTCCGTCGCATG GTATCCAATATACCGAATTCCGACGGGACCAACACTACGCGATCTGGACGCCTGCTTCCTCACATATCATCCCCTCTCCACGCAGCTCACAG GCGGCATCTGCCCGGAGCCAAAAGGCAACAACAGCGGCGTCcccgtgacgacggcgatgtgCCTCCCGACGTTCGCCATGGCGTCGTACAGACTCAAGGTCGCGGCGTGGGCACCGGGCGGGCGAGACAGGCAGCTGGTCGCCTCCCTCTcgcacgccgccgacgcctggCTCGGCCTCCTCGGAGTTCACCACCCGGATCACCGCTTcttcgccgctcgccgcgtcgTGTCCAGAAGATGA
- the LOC127767824 gene encoding uncharacterized protein LOC127767824 isoform X2, giving the protein MANCGRRFAAGGAPATARRCNLELFLEATTPVVPTTTCSSKKSMNGWKQSDEENALPLFSLGDLWDGFRESSAYGIAVPIVLNGCSDGVVQYYVPYLSAIQLYGRLRRHFYHSRPSGEDSDGDYCQDTGSEEMSDLEHDSCPSSTDAFSVQDTTCESSTSEASSDESESTRVSHEQLIFEFLESEPPYQREPLADKICSLARGFPELNTLRSCDLSPTSWMSVAWYPIYRIPTGPTLRDLDACFLTYHPLSTQLTGGICPEPKGNNSGVPVTTAMCLPTFAMASYRLKVAAWAPGGRDRQLVASLSHAADAWLGLLGVHHPDHRFFAARRVVSRR; this is encoded by the exons ATGGCGAATTGTGGCCGGAGgtttgccgccggcggcgctccggcgacggcgagacggtGTAATCTGGAGCTGTTCCTCGAGGCCACCACGCCGGTTGTCCCGACGACAACCTGCTCCTCCAAG AAGAGCATGAATGGTTGGAAGCAATCTGATGAAGAAAATGCGCTGCCACTCTTCAGTTTGGGCGACCTCTGGGATGGGTTCAGAGAGAGCAGCGCATATGGTATTGCTGTGCCAATTGTTCTGAATGGTTGCAGTGACGGCGTGGTGCAGTATTACGTCCCTTACTTATCTGCAATCCAGCTTTACGGAAGATTAAGGAGGCATTTCTACCATTCCAG GCCAAGTGGAGAAGACAGCGACGGCGACTACTGTCAAGACACAGGCAGTGAAGAGATGAGCGACCTTGAGCACGACTCATGTCCCAGCAGCACGGATGCGTTCTCAGTCCAAGATACCACCTGCGAAAGCTCCACCAGCGAAGCATCGAGCGACGAAAGCGAATCAACGAGAGTTTCCCACGAGCAGCTCATCTTCGAGTTTCTGGAATCTGAGCCTCCCTACCAGCGTGAACCGCTAGCTGACAAG ATTTGTAGTCTTGCCAGGGGATTTCCGGAGCTGAATACTCTCAGGAGCTGTGATTTGTCGCCAACAAGTTGGATGTCCGTCGCATG GTATCCAATATACCGAATTCCGACGGGACCAACACTACGCGATCTGGACGCCTGCTTCCTCACATATCATCCCCTCTCCACGCAGCTCACAG GCGGCATCTGCCCGGAGCCAAAAGGCAACAACAGCGGCGTCcccgtgacgacggcgatgtgCCTCCCGACGTTCGCCATGGCGTCGTACAGACTCAAGGTCGCGGCGTGGGCACCGGGCGGGCGAGACAGGCAGCTGGTCGCCTCCCTCTcgcacgccgccgacgcctggCTCGGCCTCCTCGGAGTTCACCACCCGGATCACCGCTTcttcgccgctcgccgcgtcgTGTCCAGAAGATGA
- the LOC127768126 gene encoding uncharacterized protein LOC127768126, with amino-acid sequence MEQLNAKLYDKYTALKKRKLLDEGLDQKRAADIKELQQAMKDWVADLQGENERLIAKLTQKEQQLVEVQTLLLDETRKTKELNSEILKLQCLLAEKNDANHIATGSPDTTAEMIIENQTPIPPAKKTPKSKSRERNIHSIEKATVPCNGFQEEGRDLDSCRRHMSISGSATEESSSTCMFHMLAESVVGMKFSVKNQTEGFSLSVSHEASGYSFTLTWVDQPGGGEWSYQYSSLGTLDRIAMGWMKEDIKFSRAMCPVFFQQISRILRQG; translated from the exons ATGGAGCAGCTCAACGCCAAGCTCTACGACAAGTACACCGCCCTCAAG AAGCGGAAGCTGCTCGACGAGGGGCTGGACCAGAAGCGGGCTGCCGACATCAAGGAGCTCCAGCAAG CCATGAAAGATTGGGTCGCCGACCTCCAGGGCGAGAACGAGCGCCTCATTGCCAAGCT GACCCAAAAGGAGCAGCAGCTTGTGGAGGTCCAGACACTTTTGCTCGATGAGACTAGGAAGA CAAAGGAGCTCAATAGTGAAATATTGAAGCTTCAGTGTCTCCTGGCTGAGAAGAATGATGCAAACCATATAGCTACAGGGTCTCCTGACACAACCGCCGAAATGATTATAGAAAATCAAACTCCAATTCCACCTGCAAAGAAGACACCAAAGTCAAAGAGCAGGGAGAGAAATATCCACTCCATTGAAAAAGCGACTGTTCCTTGTAATGGCTTTCAGGAGGAAGGAAGAGAT CTTGATTCCTGTAGAAGGCATATGAGCATCTCAG GGAGTGCGACAGAAGAAAGCTCCAGTACCTGTATGTTTCATATGCTGGCTGAATCAGTAGTTGGGATGAAATTTTCAGTGAAGAACCAAACAGAAGGATTTTCACTTTCAGTCTCCCATGAAGCTAGTG GCTACAGTTTCACCCTGACATGGGTAGACCAACCTGGTGGCGGTGAATGGTCATATCAGTACTCGTCGTTGGGCACCCTGGACAGGATTGCTATGGGCTGGATGAAGGAGGACATAAAATTCAGCAGGGCCATGTGTCCTGTATTCTTTCAGCAGATATCGCGCATCCTCAGACAAGGCTAA